CGCCGGCCGGGCTCGGCGCGCCCGTCGGTGCGGAGAAACCGGCACCCCAGGTGCCGTCGGCGGCGCGCAGGCCCTGGGCGGCGAGCTTGTCGCGGAAACGGCCCGTGCTCAGCGCCTGATGCAGCCCGTCGGCGGCGGCGACCTTGGCCGGATCCGTACCGGGCATGACCGCGAACGGGTAGTCCAGCGGTGTCGGCGCCGGGTCGAGGTACAGCGCGGCGAGCGGGACCGGTGGCTTGGCCGCGTTGTAGGCGATGACGTCCTCCTCCGACAGCATCGCCAGGCGCAACGCGCCACTGATCGACGAGACGTCGCTCGACCGGGGGAACTGCGCCAGCAGATCGCCGCGGAGCGCCGAGCGGCCCGTCGCCACCGCGCGCAACGTCGCGGTCGTCGCCTGCTGGGCGCCCGCGCCGGCGGCACCCGCCGCCGCCCCGAGCGCCATCAGCCCGGACAGGCCGGCCGCGTCGCGGGTGGGCTCGACGATTCCGGTACGCAGCCCGGTGCCCGTGGTGATCTTCTCCAGCAGGTCGTCCCAGCTGAGCGTGGTGTTGGGCCAGCCGAGGCCGGACGCGACGGGCTCGGGCATGGCCACCACGACGGGGCTACGGGCGATCGAGGCACCGTCGGTCGTGGCGAATCCGGGTGCGGCGGTACGCAGCCGCTGCAGCCAGGTCGAGGAGTCGGGCACCCACACGTCCGGGATGACCGTGGTGCCATTGCCCTGACCCACCCCGGCCAGACCCACCCCGTGTGCGGTGGCGAGTGCGGCGGCCATGTCCGCCGGTTCGACCGGGCTGACCGAGACCGTCACGCAGACACCGCCGGGCGCCCCGCCCTGGTCGATCCCGGACTCGGCGACGGACTGCACGGCGGGGACGATCTCCGGGGCGGCGGCGACCGTGAGTTTCGCCTGACTCGTGCAGCCTGATCCAGCCAATTGCTGGTAGCCGAGGGAGACTCCGGACACGACGGCGACAACCGACACCGCAACGGCGGCGGCGCCTATCCCTCGGGAACGTCTATTCCCTTGGGAACGTCTACGTATGCGATGGCGGCCAGACACGCGATCAATACTGGACACCCGGACCCCCTTGTGGCCAGCCATGTCCGGCCGAAACTCCAGAAAAGCGAGCATTAGCCGAGTTTCGCTACCTGATGTCGCCGACCGGCGGCGGATAGTAGCGAACGGTTCAGGCCGGCAGGGTGACGACCCGGCGCTCGGCGGCTGCGGTCCGAGCCGCCTCGATGATCCGGAGCGTCTGCACCGCACTGGCCGGATCGACCGGGAAGGCACCCTCGCCGCGCAGCGCGTCGCGTACCTCGGCGTAGAACTGCTCGTAGCGTCCCCGTTCGGTGGGGATCCGCTCGACCTCGTCGTTGACACCCAGCAGACCAGCGTCCGACTCCGGCTCGACGCCCCAGCCCGGGTCGCCGGGACGCATCCCGGAGATCACCTGGGGCTCCTGCACGTCGAGGCCGTACTTGGTGAAGGTGGCCCGGTCGCCGAGAACCCGGAAACGGGGATTGCGGGTACCGGCCAGGGCGGAGGCCCACAGGTGCGAGCGCACCCCGCTGGAGTGCCGCAGCGCGACGAAACTGTCGTCGTCGACCGCCACCCCGGCACGCCGCCGGTCCAGCTCCGCGTAGACCTCGGTCACCGGGCCGAACAACTGCAGAGCCTGGTCGACGATGTGCGCGCCAAGGTCGTAGAGCAGGCCACCGGCCTCGGCGGGGTCGCCGAACTCGCGCCAGTTCTCCTTCGGCTTCGGCACCCAGCGGTCGTACCGGGACTCGAACCGGAACACGCTGCCGAGCCGGCCGGAGCTGAGCACCTTACGCAGGGTCAGGAAGTCCGAGTCGAGCCGGCGGTTCTGGAACACGGTCAGCCCGACGCCCGCCTGTTCGGCCGCCCGGACCACCTGCTCGGCCTCGGCCGCGGTGGGCGCGAACGGCTTGTCCACCACCACCGGCGTACCCGCTTCGATGGCCCGCAGCGCGAGCGGCACGTGGGTCCGGTTCGGGGTGCTGACCACGACCAGGTCGAGCGAGTCGACCCGGTCGAACAGCTCGTCGGCGGTGGGTACGACCTCCGCCTGCGGGTACCCCGCACGGGCCTGCTCGGCACGTTCCGGGTTGCCGGTGACGATCAGCGCGACCGAGAGGCCGGAAGTGGCGTCCACCAGTGGGGCGTGGAAGCGCTGCCCGCCGATGCCGTACCCGAGGATGCCGACCCGTAGCTCGGCGGAGGAGGCGTTACCCATGACGCCCATTTAAGCCCCCTGACCAGTCGGCGGCGGCGTTACGCGGCGTCGGGGTGACGCTCGTCCCACTCGGCGAGCCGGCCGGAACCGGTGACGGTGACTGGTGTGCCCGACCGGACAGACTCCG
The nucleotide sequence above comes from Plantactinospora soyae. Encoded proteins:
- a CDS encoding substrate-binding domain-containing protein, coding for MAGHKGVRVSSIDRVSGRHRIRRRSQGNRRSRGIGAAAVAVSVVAVVSGVSLGYQQLAGSGCTSQAKLTVAAAPEIVPAVQSVAESGIDQGGAPGGVCVTVSVSPVEPADMAAALATAHGVGLAGVGQGNGTTVIPDVWVPDSSTWLQRLRTAAPGFATTDGASIARSPVVVAMPEPVASGLGWPNTTLSWDDLLEKITTGTGLRTGIVEPTRDAAGLSGLMALGAAAGAAGAGAQQATTATLRAVATGRSALRGDLLAQFPRSSDVSSISGALRLAMLSEEDVIAYNAAKPPVPLAALYLDPAPTPLDYPFAVMPGTDPAKVAAADGLHQALSTGRFRDKLAAQGLRAADGTWGAGFSAPTGAPSPAGGSPSASPRAGGAAPTRADPAVVDRALSTWSAITAPGRMLAAINVSGTMRGRVPTAGNATRMQVTLQAAQRGLGLFNDDWAVGLWVFSTRLDGSRDYRQLVPIGTLSSQRSELVGALAGITPGQNRDTGLYDTILAAYKEVQDGWQAGRVNSVVILTDGIGNDDPAGLSLESLISKLTALRDDAQPIQLIILGIGDAVNREPLDQITRTTGGGVLIAEDPAKIGDVFLRAIALRPAPR
- a CDS encoding Gfo/Idh/MocA family oxidoreductase; translation: MGVMGNASSAELRVGILGYGIGGQRFHAPLVDATSGLSVALIVTGNPERAEQARAGYPQAEVVPTADELFDRVDSLDLVVVSTPNRTHVPLALRAIEAGTPVVVDKPFAPTAAEAEQVVRAAEQAGVGLTVFQNRRLDSDFLTLRKVLSSGRLGSVFRFESRYDRWVPKPKENWREFGDPAEAGGLLYDLGAHIVDQALQLFGPVTEVYAELDRRRAGVAVDDDSFVALRHSSGVRSHLWASALAGTRNPRFRVLGDRATFTKYGLDVQEPQVISGMRPGDPGWGVEPESDAGLLGVNDEVERIPTERGRYEQFYAEVRDALRGEGAFPVDPASAVQTLRIIEAARTAAAERRVVTLPA